One window of Alteriqipengyuania lutimaris genomic DNA carries:
- a CDS encoding isopenicillin N synthase family dioxygenase, with translation MSDIASVSLDRPLEDIARELGESFAEYGFGIVRDHGVPDDLIARAEETSRAFFALPEETKRAYKIEGIAGARGYTPFGQEQAKDAQVFDLKEFWHVGRDLPGDHALAKFMEPNVWPAEVPAFETTMRELFLALEASGRRILSAIAIHLGEDRHFFDSTIEDGNSVLRLLRYPPLPEDAPDGAIRAAPHGDINAITLLLGAEEAGLELLSKKGEWLPVSPPPGALAVNIGDMLERLTNGRLRSTTHRVVNPRGKAVRKSRYSMPFFLHFRPDFEIAPLDSCIENGRESEAPEPILAHDFLMQRLREIKLA, from the coding sequence ATGTCCGATATCGCATCCGTCTCGCTCGACCGCCCGCTGGAAGACATCGCCCGCGAACTGGGCGAGAGCTTCGCCGAATACGGCTTCGGCATCGTGCGCGATCACGGCGTGCCGGACGATCTGATCGCGCGCGCCGAAGAGACGAGCCGCGCCTTCTTCGCGCTGCCCGAAGAGACCAAACGCGCCTACAAGATCGAAGGGATCGCCGGGGCGCGCGGCTACACGCCCTTCGGGCAGGAGCAGGCGAAGGATGCGCAGGTCTTCGACCTGAAGGAGTTCTGGCACGTCGGGCGCGATCTGCCGGGCGACCACGCGCTGGCGAAATTCATGGAGCCCAACGTGTGGCCCGCCGAGGTGCCTGCGTTCGAGACGACCATGCGCGAGCTGTTCCTTGCGCTCGAGGCGAGCGGGCGGCGCATCCTCTCCGCGATCGCGATCCACCTGGGCGAGGACCGGCACTTCTTCGATTCGACGATCGAGGACGGCAATTCGGTGCTGCGCCTGCTGCGCTATCCGCCGCTGCCCGAGGATGCGCCCGACGGCGCGATCCGCGCCGCGCCGCATGGCGACATCAATGCGATCACGCTGCTGCTGGGCGCCGAGGAAGCCGGGCTCGAACTGCTGAGCAAGAAGGGCGAATGGCTGCCGGTCAGCCCGCCCCCCGGCGCGCTGGCGGTCAATATCGGCGACATGCTCGAACGCCTGACCAACGGCCGCCTGCGCTCGACGACGCACCGGGTGGTCAACCCGCGGGGCAAAGCGGTGCGCAAGAGCCGCTATTCGATGCCCTTCTTCCTCCACTTCCGGCCCGACTTCGAGATCGCTCCGCTCGATTCGTGCATCGAAAACGGACGCGAAAGCGAAGCGCCCGAGCCGATTCTGGCGCATGATTTCCTGATGCAGCGTCTGCGCGAGATCAAGCTGGCCTAG
- a CDS encoding TonB-dependent receptor has translation MKLKYLLAASVVSLSAAAIAPAPLAAQQITSGIEGFVTDADGTPIVGATVTVTDTRTGQTRTLTTSNGGAFRANNLVSGGPYTITATAPNFEGQTVEDQDISISGNTQYTFELASSAGSADNVIVVSGQRANATQLAVGPGQAFGSQTLENFPSITRDVRDYIRIDPRVRLERDGETDRVSCLGANDRNNTFTVDGIVQSDTFGLSGTPFAARNSLPIPFDTIRQTSIEFAPYDVEYGQFTGCLINVVTKSGTNEFTGSAFFTYTSDDLQGSSVAGQDLAPTEFDRRRWGATLGGPIIPDRLFFFAGYEETDLGDVQEVGPLGAGFANELEFVTPEIYQQFSDILASTYGIDAGPIATTNAQSDRRFFGRLDAYITDNHRLEVTYQRLEETNIRDDDLTTSANGGPVFTGLNSFVNNGTTSDYGSVRLYSDWSDSFSTEVRLSRSEVTDLQDPVGGGEAQSANPTPRIVVGFTNPSNGEQGFLQAGPGFSRTANALFQQVDQAKLQATIRNDAHELKLGMEVNELEVFNLFAQNATGTLIFDGLDNLAAGLTTGGTNVTTLPQIGDVTDGNPANDPAGIVTAVAPGNDINNAAASFTRTIFAAYVQDDWQVTDRLNLLSGVRVEFYDGDAPGANANFQSRYGYSNRVPFSVIDPVILPRIALTYDASDFLFLSNTTLRAGFGVFAGGDPTVFFSNAFSNNGFNTGTGSSAFAGCAPIRNAQGQIDVVQNGQYTGIPGCVIAQGQTSAERGTADTQSTDPNLKAPTVQRFNAGLETTLRPFGGNGFFDNWNLRLDYIYSRFEDPFNLVDLSQTVNPAIGLNGFTIDGRPIYRAIDPTVAGCTAELVGQGGTPPTYINVNAPCFSTGRDDEIQLTNTGGYDSHVASAVLSKRFQGPITPGGSILFNLGYAFSDADDRRNFRSSTATSNFDLNAVFDLQDPVAGRSVFETRHNITAALNWREEFVDDLASSIGLFFQARAGSPYSLTFAGSGDFADSSSGSGNQLLYIPTGAGDPNISPLSNAAAVQSLVDYTSGLNCARDYAGRTIEKNTCTGDWYYDLDIRVSQEIPGPGRLFGLSNDRIELFADFDNFLNLIDEDANVLRNRDFFGLVSVADAGISGVNGGAPVDSEGRYIIGNFDPNDDEDLSIGGSLWRIQFGVRYEF, from the coding sequence ATGAAGCTCAAGTATCTGCTGGCAGCGAGCGTTGTCAGCCTTTCCGCCGCCGCGATCGCACCCGCACCGCTGGCCGCACAGCAGATCACCTCGGGGATCGAAGGCTTCGTGACCGACGCCGACGGCACGCCGATCGTCGGTGCGACCGTGACCGTGACCGACACGCGTACGGGCCAGACGCGTACACTGACGACCAGCAATGGCGGTGCGTTCCGTGCCAACAACCTGGTCTCGGGCGGCCCCTACACGATCACCGCGACCGCGCCGAACTTCGAAGGCCAGACGGTCGAAGATCAGGACATCAGCATCTCGGGCAACACGCAGTACACCTTCGAGCTCGCCAGCTCGGCCGGTAGCGCCGACAACGTGATCGTCGTGTCGGGCCAGCGCGCCAATGCGACGCAGCTCGCGGTGGGCCCGGGTCAGGCGTTCGGCAGCCAGACGCTGGAGAACTTCCCCTCGATCACCCGCGACGTGCGCGACTACATCCGCATCGATCCGCGCGTCCGGCTGGAGCGGGACGGCGAAACCGATCGCGTATCCTGCCTCGGCGCGAATGATCGCAACAACACCTTCACCGTCGACGGCATCGTCCAGTCCGATACTTTCGGCCTCTCGGGCACGCCCTTCGCCGCGCGCAACTCGCTGCCCATTCCGTTCGACACGATCCGCCAGACCTCGATCGAATTCGCGCCCTACGATGTCGAGTACGGCCAGTTCACCGGCTGCCTCATCAACGTCGTGACCAAGTCGGGCACGAACGAATTCACCGGTTCGGCCTTCTTCACCTACACCAGCGACGACCTGCAGGGCTCTTCGGTTGCCGGACAGGACCTAGCTCCGACCGAGTTCGACCGTCGCCGCTGGGGTGCGACCCTGGGCGGTCCGATCATCCCCGATCGCCTTTTCTTCTTCGCCGGTTACGAGGAAACCGATCTTGGCGACGTGCAGGAAGTCGGCCCGCTGGGCGCAGGCTTCGCCAACGAGCTCGAGTTCGTGACTCCCGAAATCTACCAGCAGTTTTCGGACATTCTCGCGTCCACCTACGGCATCGACGCCGGCCCGATCGCGACGACCAACGCCCAGTCGGACCGTCGCTTCTTCGGTCGTCTGGATGCCTACATCACCGACAATCATCGCCTCGAAGTGACCTACCAGCGGCTGGAGGAAACCAATATCCGCGATGACGATCTGACCACCAGCGCGAATGGTGGCCCGGTGTTCACCGGCCTGAATTCCTTTGTGAACAACGGCACGACGTCCGACTACGGCTCGGTGCGCCTCTATTCCGACTGGTCGGACAGCTTCAGCACCGAAGTCCGCCTGTCGCGTTCGGAAGTTACCGACCTTCAGGATCCGGTCGGCGGCGGCGAAGCGCAGTCGGCGAACCCGACCCCGCGGATCGTCGTCGGCTTCACCAACCCCTCCAATGGCGAGCAGGGCTTCCTTCAGGCCGGCCCCGGCTTCTCGCGCACGGCCAACGCGCTGTTCCAGCAGGTCGACCAGGCCAAGCTTCAGGCGACGATCCGCAACGACGCCCACGAGCTGAAGCTCGGCATGGAGGTCAACGAGCTGGAGGTATTCAACCTCTTCGCTCAGAATGCGACCGGCACGCTGATCTTCGACGGTCTCGACAATCTGGCAGCGGGCCTGACCACGGGCGGCACCAATGTCACGACGCTGCCGCAGATCGGCGACGTCACCGATGGCAACCCCGCGAACGATCCGGCCGGCATCGTGACCGCGGTCGCACCGGGCAACGACATCAACAATGCCGCAGCATCGTTCACGCGCACCATCTTCGCCGCCTATGTCCAGGACGACTGGCAGGTCACCGACCGTCTCAACCTGCTGAGTGGTGTCCGCGTCGAATTCTACGATGGCGATGCTCCCGGGGCGAATGCCAATTTCCAGTCGCGCTACGGTTACTCGAACCGCGTGCCGTTCAGCGTGATCGACCCGGTGATCCTGCCGCGTATCGCGCTGACCTATGACGCGAGCGATTTCCTCTTCTTGTCGAACACAACGCTGCGTGCCGGCTTCGGCGTGTTTGCGGGCGGCGATCCGACCGTGTTCTTCTCCAACGCGTTCTCCAACAACGGGTTCAACACCGGCACGGGCAGCTCGGCCTTCGCTGGCTGCGCCCCGATCCGGAATGCCCAGGGGCAGATCGACGTCGTTCAGAACGGGCAGTACACCGGCATTCCCGGCTGCGTCATCGCGCAAGGTCAGACCAGCGCCGAGCGCGGCACGGCCGACACCCAGTCGACCGATCCGAACCTGAAGGCACCGACCGTCCAGCGTTTCAACGCCGGACTGGAGACCACGCTGCGGCCGTTCGGCGGCAACGGGTTCTTCGATAACTGGAACCTGCGTCTCGACTACATCTATTCGCGCTTCGAAGACCCGTTCAACCTGGTCGACCTGTCGCAGACCGTGAACCCGGCGATCGGCCTCAACGGCTTCACGATCGACGGTCGCCCGATCTACCGCGCGATCGATCCGACCGTGGCCGGTTGTACCGCTGAACTGGTTGGCCAAGGCGGCACCCCGCCGACCTACATCAACGTCAATGCTCCGTGCTTCAGCACCGGCCGCGACGATGAAATCCAGCTGACCAACACCGGCGGGTATGACAGCCACGTGGCTTCGGCGGTGCTGAGCAAGCGGTTCCAGGGCCCGATCACCCCGGGTGGCTCGATCCTGTTCAACCTGGGCTATGCGTTCAGCGATGCCGACGACCGCCGCAACTTCCGCAGCTCGACGGCGACGTCGAACTTCGACCTCAACGCGGTGTTCGATCTGCAGGATCCGGTCGCGGGCCGTTCGGTGTTCGAAACCCGCCACAACATCACCGCCGCGCTCAACTGGCGCGAGGAGTTCGTGGACGATCTCGCATCGAGCATCGGCCTGTTCTTCCAGGCACGTGCGGGTAGCCCGTACAGCCTGACCTTCGCCGGCTCGGGCGACTTCGCGGACTCCTCGTCGGGTTCGGGCAACCAGTTGCTCTACATCCCGACCGGTGCGGGCGACCCCAACATCTCGCCGCTTTCGAACGCAGCTGCCGTCCAGTCGCTGGTCGACTATACGAGCGGTTTGAACTGCGCGCGCGATTATGCGGGCCGGACGATCGAGAAGAACACCTGTACGGGTGACTGGTATTACGATCTCGACATTCGTGTGAGCCAGGAAATCCCTGGTCCCGGTCGCCTGTTCGGCCTCAGCAACGACAGGATCGAATTGTTCGCCGACTTCGACAATTTCCTGAACCTGATCGACGAAGACGCCAACGTTCTGCGCAACCGCGACTTCTTCGGACTGGTGTCGGTGGCGGATGCGGGCATTTCCGGCGTCAACGGCGGCGCCCCGGTCGACTCGGAAGGCCGGTACATCATCGGCAATTTCGACCCCAATGATGACGAGGATCTCTCGATCGGCGGATCGCTCTGGCGCATCCAGTTCGGCGTCCGCTACGAATTCTAG
- a CDS encoding TonB family protein — protein sequence MDDSRGFSDATTRPSVPVLAAIVLLHVLLFYGLIRALAPDLVSEAIGPQISAFDVDRPRPPPSPTPTPTQEAAPAQAAGPPEDAAGEEGDPGERSTARAVSAPEPPIPLPSRSAAPRAPSTGSANQSGAADSGDGTGAQGQGTGTGAGGEGQGGGGGGVATQPSLTRSISDVSAFPIPPGGREARVGTRTIVSLDVSAQGRVTGCRIYRSSGFPASDAKVCELAYDQIRFEPARDRAGNPVPARFLYQQEYFERGNR from the coding sequence ATGGACGACTCCCGCGGATTTTCGGATGCCACGACCCGGCCGAGCGTGCCGGTGCTCGCCGCGATCGTGCTGCTCCATGTCCTGCTGTTCTACGGCCTGATCCGGGCGCTCGCGCCCGATCTGGTGAGCGAGGCGATCGGCCCGCAGATTTCCGCCTTCGATGTCGATAGGCCCCGGCCGCCGCCATCGCCCACGCCCACCCCGACACAGGAGGCTGCGCCTGCGCAGGCGGCAGGCCCGCCCGAGGATGCTGCGGGGGAAGAGGGCGATCCGGGCGAACGCTCCACGGCGCGCGCCGTCTCCGCGCCCGAGCCGCCGATCCCGCTGCCCAGCCGCAGCGCCGCACCGCGCGCGCCCTCGACCGGCAGTGCCAACCAGTCGGGCGCCGCCGACAGCGGCGATGGCACGGGCGCACAGGGCCAGGGGACGGGCACGGGCGCGGGCGGCGAAGGGCAGGGCGGCGGAGGCGGCGGCGTTGCTACGCAGCCGAGCCTGACCCGCTCGATCAGCGACGTCTCCGCCTTTCCGATCCCACCCGGCGGGCGCGAGGCGCGGGTGGGCACGCGCACGATCGTGAGCCTCGACGTGTCGGCGCAAGGCCGCGTGACCGGCTGCCGCATCTATCGCTCGAGCGGTTTTCCCGCGAGCGATGCCAAGGTCTGCGAACTTGCCTACGACCAGATCAGATTCGAACCCGCGCGCGATCGTGCGGGCAATCCGGTGCCCGCGCGCTTCCTCTACCAGCAGGAATATTTCGAACGCGGCAACCGCTAG
- a CDS encoding HWE histidine kinase domain-containing protein: MSAAEMQVDLTSCDREPIHQLGHIQPFGAMLVVSSDFFIAHHSANAAEFLGLERIAQGEQFDLLLPAETLAALREAANRLAEPDDTERLFSIALDANSSERFDCSVHRSGGQLVLEFERHDPAGFGNHIASIRPMMAGLDAIGNVDDLCQAAAKRLKALLEFDRVMVYRFHPDGSGEVVAEAREKEVDSYSGLRYPKSDIPQQARELYLRNRLRIIADVTDTPVPIVPGKQFGGEPIDLSLSTLRSVSPIHIEYLRNMGVRASLSISIIVRGRLWGLFACHHYRPRALAFSNRTAAEVFSQIFSLTLDRALHDQGEARRALGQSLHERLMTRLAEGASLRDTLTQVGASIGESIPHDGASIFIDGEYVATGHAPSEEEFAAIVPALRSGPAGKILATNALAQEIDAASAFDSRAAGAMIIPVSRSPRDFFVLWRRELKQVITWAGNPEKPVEAGPQGDRLTPRKSFAAWQQTVEGRSADWTQPERDLAETLRITLLEVILRLTDAAAQDRKRANEQQDLLIAELNHRVRNILNLIRGLVNQSRHETGDAATLTKLIGGRIGALAAAHDNLTRDNWGPTSLKKLLEEEAEAYLGSKTARLAVEGHDVLIVPQAYTVLALVLHEMVTNSAKYGSLSDNSGDLLITLERNDDRDLILGWRERGGPPVQAPSRRGFGTTIIEKSIPHELHGEADVNFAVGGLEARFVVPARFLEEAEKDHEMTSHVEHTDGGPGSGSPGSIPKRVLLIEDNMIIALDTEEMLRELGVEDVLVSGSVTQALRAIEKDRPDFAVLDFNLGEESSEPVARELARTGVPFVLATGYSAKEVRFEELGARAILKKPYDKADLGKALAGDDA, encoded by the coding sequence ATGAGCGCTGCCGAGATGCAAGTCGATCTAACGAGCTGCGATCGCGAGCCGATCCACCAGCTCGGGCATATCCAGCCTTTCGGCGCGATGCTGGTCGTCTCGTCCGACTTCTTCATCGCGCATCATTCTGCCAACGCGGCCGAATTCCTGGGTCTGGAGCGGATCGCACAGGGAGAGCAGTTCGATCTGCTCCTGCCCGCCGAAACGCTTGCCGCGCTACGCGAGGCGGCGAACCGGCTGGCCGAACCCGACGATACCGAACGGCTGTTCTCGATCGCGCTCGACGCAAATTCCTCCGAGCGTTTCGACTGTTCGGTCCACCGCAGCGGTGGCCAGCTGGTGCTCGAGTTCGAGCGGCACGATCCGGCGGGCTTCGGCAACCACATCGCATCGATCCGCCCGATGATGGCCGGCCTCGATGCCATCGGCAATGTCGACGACCTGTGCCAAGCGGCCGCAAAGCGCCTGAAAGCGCTGCTCGAGTTCGACCGGGTGATGGTCTACCGCTTCCACCCCGACGGGTCGGGCGAAGTGGTGGCGGAAGCGCGCGAGAAGGAAGTCGATAGCTATTCGGGCCTGCGCTATCCCAAGAGCGACATTCCCCAGCAGGCGCGCGAGCTCTACCTGCGCAATCGCCTGCGGATCATCGCCGACGTGACGGACACGCCGGTTCCGATCGTGCCCGGCAAGCAGTTCGGGGGCGAGCCGATCGATCTCAGCCTCTCCACGCTGCGTTCGGTGTCGCCGATCCATATCGAATATCTGCGCAACATGGGCGTGCGTGCTTCGCTTTCGATCTCGATCATCGTGCGTGGGCGCCTGTGGGGCCTGTTCGCGTGCCACCACTATCGCCCGCGCGCGCTCGCATTCTCGAACCGCACCGCCGCCGAAGTCTTCTCGCAGATCTTCTCGCTGACGCTCGACCGCGCGCTGCACGATCAGGGCGAGGCGCGCCGCGCGCTGGGGCAGAGCCTGCACGAGCGGCTGATGACCCGCCTCGCCGAAGGCGCCTCGCTGCGCGACACGCTGACCCAGGTCGGCGCCTCGATCGGCGAATCGATCCCGCACGACGGCGCGAGCATCTTCATCGACGGCGAATATGTCGCGACCGGCCACGCGCCGAGCGAGGAGGAATTCGCCGCGATCGTCCCCGCGCTGCGCTCCGGGCCGGCGGGCAAGATCCTCGCCACCAATGCGCTGGCGCAGGAGATCGACGCAGCGAGCGCCTTCGATTCGCGCGCCGCGGGTGCGATGATCATTCCCGTATCGCGCAGCCCGCGCGATTTCTTCGTGCTGTGGCGGCGCGAGCTCAAGCAGGTGATCACTTGGGCGGGCAATCCCGAAAAACCCGTCGAAGCGGGCCCGCAGGGTGACCGCCTGACCCCGCGCAAGAGCTTTGCCGCATGGCAGCAGACGGTCGAGGGGCGCAGCGCCGACTGGACCCAGCCCGAGCGCGATCTTGCGGAAACGCTGCGGATCACGCTGCTGGAAGTGATCCTGCGCCTGACCGACGCCGCTGCGCAGGATCGCAAGCGCGCGAACGAGCAGCAGGACCTGCTGATCGCGGAGCTCAACCACCGCGTGCGCAACATCCTCAATCTCATCCGCGGCCTCGTGAACCAGTCGCGGCACGAAACCGGCGATGCGGCCACGCTGACCAAGCTGATCGGCGGCCGGATCGGCGCGCTGGCGGCCGCGCACGACAACCTCACGCGCGACAATTGGGGCCCGACCTCGCTCAAGAAGCTGCTCGAGGAGGAGGCCGAGGCCTATCTGGGTTCGAAGACCGCGCGCCTCGCGGTCGAGGGGCACGACGTCCTGATCGTTCCGCAGGCCTATACGGTGCTGGCGCTGGTGTTGCACGAGATGGTCACCAATTCGGCGAAATACGGCAGCCTTTCGGACAATTCCGGCGACCTGCTGATCACGCTCGAGCGCAACGACGACCGCGACCTGATCCTCGGCTGGAGGGAGCGCGGCGGGCCGCCGGTCCAGGCGCCCAGTCGGCGCGGTTTCGGCACCACCATCATCGAAAAGTCGATCCCGCACGAGCTGCACGGGGAGGCCGATGTCAATTTCGCAGTGGGCGGACTGGAGGCGCGCTTCGTCGTGCCTGCGCGCTTCCTGGAGGAAGCGGAAAAGGATCACGAAATGACCAGCCATGTGGAACATACCGATGGCGGACCCGGTAGCGGCAGCCCCGGCAGCATCCCCAAGCGCGTGCTCCTGATCGAGGACAACATGATCATCGCGCTCGATACGGAGGAAATGCTGCGCGAGCTCGGCGTCGAGGACGTCCTGGTTTCCGGCAGTGTAACGCAAGCGCTGCGTGCGATCGAGAAGGACCGGCCCGATTTCGCGGTGCTCGATTTCAACCTCGGCGAGGAATCGAGCGAACCGGTGGCGCGCGAACTGGCCCGCACCGGCGTGCCCTTCGTCCTCGCGACCGGTTACAGCGCCAAGGAAGTCCGTTTCGAGGAACTGGGCGCGCGCGCGATCCTCAAGAAACCCTACGACAAGGCGGATCTGGGCAAGGCGCTCGCCGGCGACGACGCCTGA
- a CDS encoding biliverdin-producing heme oxygenase, with the protein MSARCDHAPALRAKLRAATQDHHQSLDTALGRLDLAEREDYVRFLTVQARARAGVETWLARYCPPEWMPPSQAAALERDISDLGHAPLRTTPAFAHGDEGPVAWLGAAWVLAGSSLGNRMMERDLSARAPSGWPMAFLRDSAMPAYFKALRPLLEAIDVNPGAERTATAVFDHFMAEARQQLDKVAA; encoded by the coding sequence ATGTCTGCCAGGTGCGACCATGCACCCGCGCTGCGCGCGAAATTGCGCGCCGCCACACAGGATCATCATCAATCGCTCGACACCGCGCTGGGTCGTCTCGACCTCGCGGAGCGGGAGGATTACGTGCGTTTCCTGACGGTCCAGGCGCGCGCGCGCGCGGGGGTGGAGACGTGGCTTGCGCGTTACTGCCCGCCCGAGTGGATGCCGCCTTCGCAGGCCGCAGCCCTAGAGCGAGATATCTCCGATCTCGGCCATGCGCCGCTCCGCACCACGCCCGCCTTCGCGCATGGTGACGAAGGCCCGGTCGCATGGCTCGGCGCGGCATGGGTGCTGGCGGGATCCTCGCTCGGCAACCGGATGATGGAGCGCGATCTTTCCGCGCGTGCGCCGTCCGGCTGGCCGATGGCGTTCCTGCGCGACAGCGCGATGCCCGCCTATTTCAAGGCGCTGCGCCCGCTGCTCGAAGCGATCGACGTGAACCCAGGCGCCGAACGCACGGCGACGGCGGTGTTCGACCATTTCATGGCCGAAGCCCGGCAGCAGCTCGATAAGGTCGCGGCATGA
- a CDS encoding polyhydroxyalkanoic acid system family protein: MRVPIKHDLPKEEVRRRLRERMPELPEHMPGGAAEMSSEWPSEDCMKLAVTAVGQTVRVAIEIEEKQVIVDLDLPPMLSFFKPLIAAAVADKGTRLLSGPDSDRGTKS, translated from the coding sequence ATGCGCGTTCCGATCAAGCACGACCTGCCGAAGGAAGAGGTCCGCCGCCGCCTGCGCGAGCGGATGCCCGAACTGCCCGAGCACATGCCCGGCGGCGCGGCGGAGATGTCGTCCGAATGGCCCAGCGAGGACTGCATGAAGCTGGCCGTCACCGCGGTGGGCCAGACGGTGCGCGTCGCGATCGAGATCGAGGAAAAACAGGTGATCGTCGACCTCGACCTTCCGCCGATGCTGTCCTTCTTCAAGCCGCTCATCGCGGCGGCGGTGGCTGACAAGGGCACCAGGCTTCTTTCCGGGCCCGACAGTGATCGGGGCACAAAATCCTGA
- a CDS encoding toxic anion resistance protein: protein MATQTETATATALNLTPPEPIPSVDVEQAVGLVPVDEGKKSELDSKVDSFVADLLAHDTQSPAFSKRVDEISNMGRKEIAAAASHSNRFLDRPIRAMDRDQGVGANLAELRSTVEELDPAKRGKSGILSKLPFRNSLKSYFRSYQSAQSHIQAVLDKLHSGRTELQKDNAAIDVERQKLWEAMGSLEQMIHISKTLDAKLEEKANELDATDPAKAKAIRETALFYVRQRTQDLLTQMAVSVQGYLALDLVKKNNVELVKGVDRASTTTVSALRTAVTVAEAMTNQRLVLKQITALNDTTAGIIDSTGKLLREQTGEIHRQAAASTIPMETLQRAFQNIYATMDEVDTFKLKALDSMKQTVDTLSGEVEKSKEYIARAESQAQAQAQIDASEESLLKLEG, encoded by the coding sequence ATGGCCACGCAGACCGAAACCGCGACCGCAACCGCGCTGAACCTGACCCCGCCCGAACCCATCCCGAGCGTGGATGTGGAGCAGGCGGTCGGGCTGGTCCCGGTCGACGAGGGCAAGAAGAGCGAGCTCGACAGCAAGGTCGACAGCTTCGTCGCCGACCTGCTGGCGCACGACACGCAGTCGCCCGCCTTCAGCAAGCGCGTGGACGAAATCTCCAACATGGGGCGCAAGGAAATCGCGGCGGCGGCGAGCCATTCGAACCGCTTCCTCGACCGCCCGATCCGCGCGATGGACCGCGACCAGGGCGTGGGCGCAAACCTCGCCGAACTGCGCAGCACGGTGGAAGAGCTCGACCCGGCGAAGCGTGGCAAGAGCGGGATCCTCTCCAAGCTGCCCTTCCGCAACAGCCTCAAAAGCTATTTCCGCAGCTACCAGAGCGCGCAGAGCCACATCCAGGCGGTGCTCGACAAGCTCCATTCCGGACGCACCGAACTGCAGAAGGACAATGCGGCGATCGATGTCGAACGGCAAAAGCTGTGGGAGGCGATGGGCAGCCTCGAACAGATGATCCACATCTCCAAGACGCTCGATGCGAAGCTGGAGGAAAAGGCGAACGAGCTCGACGCGACCGATCCGGCCAAGGCCAAGGCGATCCGCGAGACCGCGCTGTTCTACGTCCGCCAGCGCACGCAGGACCTGCTGACGCAGATGGCGGTGAGCGTGCAGGGCTACCTCGCGCTCGATCTGGTCAAGAAGAACAATGTCGAGCTGGTGAAGGGCGTCGACCGCGCGAGCACCACCACCGTCAGCGCGCTGCGCACCGCGGTGACCGTGGCCGAGGCGATGACTAACCAGCGGCTGGTCCTGAAGCAGATCACCGCCTTGAACGACACCACCGCCGGAATCATCGATTCGACCGGCAAGCTGCTGCGCGAACAGACCGGCGAGATCCACCGCCAGGCCGCCGCCAGCACCATCCCGATGGAAACGCTGCAGCGCGCCTTCCAGAACATCTACGCCACGATGGACGAGGTCGACACGTTCAAATTGAAGGCGCTCGATTCGATGAAGCAGACGGTCGACACGCTGTCGGGCGAGGTCGAGAAGTCGAAGGAATACATCGCGCGGGCCGAAAGCCAGGCGCAGGCCCAGGCGCAGATCGACGCCTCCGAAGAATCGCTGCTCAAGCTGGAGGGGTAA